The following DNA comes from Naumovozyma dairenensis CBS 421 chromosome 4, complete genome.
CATTTTTTGGGCAGGCAAATTTGTGGGGGGGTGGGGGAAGCCGAAGGGGGCCGAAGAAATTCCGGACATTCCGTTGAAGCTGTCGAGAATTGTAACTGgaaatttccaattgaaatttcaagaatatttaaaggGCCATGTAGTACTCTTTACCCAATCTACAGACATTagattttcttcaattgcAGAACATacatatttttgtttaacACTTCACATATAACTATAACTCAATAGCACAAATTCGGAAAGCAATGTCTGCTCTAGTTACGTTAAATAATGGTTTGAAAATGCCACTTGTTGGTCTAGGTTGTTGGAAGATCCCAACCTCCACCTGTGCTCAACAAATCTATGATGCCATCAAAGTTGGCTATCGTTTATTTGATGGTGCCACCGATTACGGTAATGAAAAGGAAGTTGGTCAAGGTATTAAGAGGGCCATTGATGAGGGTTTAGTGAAAAGGGAAGACCTTTTCATTGTTTCTAAATTATGGAATAATTTCCATCATCCAGATCACGTTAAATTAAACTTGcaaagaaatttgaaagacTTGGGGCTAGATTATGTGgatttatattatatccATTTCCCAATTGCTTTTAAGTTTGTTTCTCCAGATGAACGTTATCCACCAGGTATGTATACTGggaaagaagatgaagctAAGGGTATCTTGACTGAAGAAAACGTCCCATTAATAGATACCTACCGTGCCATGGAAAAACTAGTCGATGAAGGATTGATTAAATCCATCGGTATTTCCAATTACAATGGTGGGTTGGTTGCTGATACCTTACGTGGTTGTAGAATTAAACCAGTCGCTTTGCAAATTGAACATCATCCATATTTGActcaagaaaaattactTGAATATTGTAAGATACATGATGTTCAAGTTGTTGCATACTCATCATTTGGACCTCAATCTTTCGTCGATTGTGGTCAAGAAATGGCTAAGAATACTCCACCATTATTTGATCATCCAACCATCAAGAAGATTGCAGACAAATATGAAGCCGTCACCACTTCTCAAGTTTTGTTGAGATGGGCCACTCAAAGAGGTGTGGCCATTATCCCAAAATCCTCAAAGAAGGAAAGattattggaaaatttgaCCATTGATCAAAAAGTTACTCTGgctgaagaagatttgAGAGAGATTTCTGCTTTGAACCAAAATTTAAGATTTAATGATCCATGGGATTGGAATAACTCTAAATTCCCAATCTTCCAGTGATTATCgatataaatttaatgataaatataatgatacaTATTTTCGTTTCTACGTAACTAGAGCtgttttatattatttttaccTAATGAAGTAATAAACATTATTGTACATACTAAATTTTACGCgtcaatttcaaaaaaaaactgtAAACAAAcagtatatataaaaaaagtTATCCATAAACAAAATTACTGAAAACTTTACTAGTCTTTAAATAGTTGGAAAAGGATAGAAAAAAGCATCTATCCCATTTTATTTCAATTGACAATAATTGGATTCCTTTGTCATTGGTTTGGATTCACCTAAGGAGAAAACATTATGTACAAAAATGGGAATACCTCTAATGGAAAATCGTTAACAGGAAGAAGAACCGCTACGTCTTCTAAACCAAACCAGAGCTTCGCCATTTATAAAACAAAAGTTAAGCAACCAGCTGTCCTTAGACAGAAAACTTTATCTagttttttcttcaaaacaGGTTCGCAATCTCCAAAGAAAGCCTCACACACTCATAGTCTCACGGAAATAGTTCGTTCCTCAGAAATAGAAAGCTCGTCTCAAGTATCTCATGAGAAAGAAGGTGATGTTAATCATCCGATTGATTTAGATAGATTTAGTGGTCAAAGACCATCTTTACTTTTTGATTCCCAAGGATcttttgatgaagaatgCGACCCTGACGcagaaataaaaaaattaataaacgttccaaaattgaataattttaaagaaGTAACATTATCAAGATCGCCTAGTTTCCAAAGGTCAACAAGTTCACTCAGTCACCACGTAGTTGAAAATGACACAGacgatgataatgatttgaaagatatcaCAAAAATTAAAGCTGGATCTCGTCAATTATCATTCACAAGCACACAGTCAGCAACACTTGCTTCTGAAAACACTCAATTAAACTTTTCTCAAAGCACACAAACATCTATATTAAGTCAATCTACTCAAGTTCAACGATCATCTAAAAGGTCAATCTCACCAACAAGGACTTCCTCATTCCAAGGATTGAAATTATCTGCCCCAAAGAGAATAAAACCAATAGTAAGACAAAAATCGTCATTGAGTTCAACAGCTTACGGTAGATTAACAcaagaattcaaattaacgaaagaacaagaattgGTAATTGATCTTATTATTCGTAAGCGCCTCAATGTATTTTATACAGGGTCAGCTGGTACAGGTAAATCAGtgattttgaaaacaatCATATCCAAATTAGGATCAATCCATGGTAAAGAAGCCATAGCTATTACTGCTTCCACTGGGTTAGCTGCCACTACTATTGGTGGGACTACTTTACATAAATGGGCAGGTGTCGGATTAGGTGACAGGAGCGCAGATCAATTAGCGAATAgtattcaaagaagaaaggaTGTCTTAAACTCATGGAAAAATACTAGAGTCTTaattattgatgaaatcTCAATGATTGATGGGCTGTTTTTAACTAAATTGGAAACCGTTGCTAGAACTGTTCGGAGAAGTAATAGACCTTTTGGTGGAATTCAATTAGTTTTAACTGgtgatttttttcaattacCACCTATTCAGAAAAGAGATAGTCCAGTGCTTTCAcaattttgttttgaaaGTAAAATGTGGTCACAATGTATTCAAAGAACTATTTTGCTGACCAAAGTCTTCAGACAGCAAGATAACGAATTAgttgatattttgaattctaTTAGATTCGGTGAAATTGATCAAACTATGGCTGCTCAGGTTTATAAtctgaaaagaaaagttaattatgatgatggtaTTGCTCCAACAGAACTATATGCAACAAGGAGAGAAGTAGAAATATCAAACAGTCgacaattgaaagaattaccAGGTATTGAGCGTAGGTACGAAAGTGATGATGCAGGTACTCCAGAGCTcataaaattattagattcCTCTCTAATGGTAGAGAAAATAATTACGTTAAAGGAAGATGCCCAAGTCATgatgttgaaaaataaGCCTGAAGTAAATTTAGTTAATGGGTCATTGGGGAAAGTCTTGTTTTTCACCACAGAAAGGTTATATAGGAAGATGATGGAACTTTATCGTGGagtagatgatgatgtaaTAATAGATATGAAAATGGTTAGCCGAGCCATTGGCGAGCGTACGATTTTAGATAATAAACAATTCTCTCAAGATGTTGCATCGCGACCAAGGAAGAGATTACCAATATTACAAGAGCTTATTAACCTTGCTATGACGGAAACACGACGGGAAGAAGTCTTACCGTTTGTTAGATGGTCTGTCGGACAAGGTAAAGTACACCATGATATAGTTTTGCGTGATGTTTTCCCAGTAGATGTACCTGGTGATAAAGTAGGGTTACAAAGGACCCAGTTACCAATAATGCTATGTTGGGCATTATCCATCCATAAATCGCAAGGTCAAACAATACAACGATTAAAAGTGgatttaaagaatattttcgAAGCTGGTCAAGTATATGTTGCATTGTCAAGAGCTGTTTCCAAAGAGCAACTACAAGTGTTAA
Coding sequences within:
- the RRM3 gene encoding DNA helicase (similar to Saccharomyces cerevisiae RRM3 (YHR031C); ancestral locus Anc_5.275) — protein: MYKNGNTSNGKSLTGRRTATSSKPNQSFAIYKTKVKQPAVLRQKTLSSFFFKTGSQSPKKASHTHSLTEIVRSSEIESSSQVSHEKEGDVNHPIDLDRFSGQRPSLLFDSQGSFDEECDPDAEIKKLINVPKLNNFKEVTLSRSPSFQRSTSSLSHHVVENDTDDDNDLKDITKIKAGSRQLSFTSTQSATLASENTQLNFSQSTQTSILSQSTQVQRSSKRSISPTRTSSFQGLKLSAPKRIKPIVRQKSSLSSTAYGRLTQEFKLTKEQELVIDLIIRKRLNVFYTGSAGTGKSVILKTIISKLGSIHGKEAIAITASTGLAATTIGGTTLHKWAGVGLGDRSADQLANSIQRRKDVLNSWKNTRVLIIDEISMIDGLFLTKLETVARTVRRSNRPFGGIQLVLTGDFFQLPPIQKRDSPVLSQFCFESKMWSQCIQRTILLTKVFRQQDNELVDILNSIRFGEIDQTMAAQVYNLKRKVNYDDGIAPTELYATRREVEISNSRQLKELPGIERRYESDDAGTPELIKLLDSSLMVEKIITLKEDAQVMMLKNKPEVNLVNGSLGKVLFFTTERLYRKMMELYRGVDDDVIIDMKMVSRAIGERTILDNKQFSQDVASRPRKRLPILQELINLAMTETRREEVLPFVRWSVGQGKVHHDIVLRDVFPVDVPGDKVGLQRTQLPIMLCWALSIHKSQGQTIQRLKVDLKNIFEAGQVYVALSRAVSKEQLQVLNFSPSKIRSNDKVKEFYKKLETVTP
- the GRE3 gene encoding trifunctional aldehyde reductase/xylose reductase/glucose 1-dehydrogenase (NADP(+)) (similar to Saccharomyces cerevisiae GRE3 (YHR104W); ancestral locus Anc_5.409); this encodes MSALVTLNNGLKMPLVGLGCWKIPTSTCAQQIYDAIKVGYRLFDGATDYGNEKEVGQGIKRAIDEGLVKREDLFIVSKLWNNFHHPDHVKLNLQRNLKDLGLDYVDLYYIHFPIAFKFVSPDERYPPGMYTGKEDEAKGILTEENVPLIDTYRAMEKLVDEGLIKSIGISNYNGGLVADTLRGCRIKPVALQIEHHPYLTQEKLLEYCKIHDVQVVAYSSFGPQSFVDCGQEMAKNTPPLFDHPTIKKIADKYEAVTTSQVLLRWATQRGVAIIPKSSKKERLLENLTIDQKVTLAEEDLREISALNQNLRFNDPWDWNNSKFPIFQ